GGGATGCACGGCACCCCGGGGATGTTCACCATAGGCATGGTGCACTGTTCCGTCGACGGATACTCGGATAACGCCGATTATGCTCCGTGCAGACTCTCCGACATGATAGGGAAGGACATACAGTACTGGGCCCTGGGACATATACACAAGAGGGCGGTCCTCAAGGAATCGGACCCCTGCATAGTGTATCCGGGGAACATACAGGGCAGATCCCCCAACGAGACCGGGAAGAAGGGATGTTACCTTGTATCCGTGACCGGAGACTCGATGGAGAAGGAGTTCGTACCGACGCAGGAGGTCCTGTGGAAATCCGTCAAGGCCGATATAACATGGAAGAAGGACGTGTCCCAACTTGTGGACTCGGTGATACCCGAGTGCCCCGAGGGATCGGTGGTCTGTCTCACATTCGTAGGCAGGGGTCCCCTCAACCATGTGGTGAGGTCCGATCCGGAGGGTATCGCCGCCGCCATCGCGGAAAGGGCGAAGTGCAGTACGGACGTCAGAGGGATCGAGACCCGGCCGGACGCCGACCTGGAGGCCGCCGCACAGGGCAAAACGCTCGTATCCGGGGTGCTGAGGACGGCCAAGAGGTATTCGGAGCTTTCCGACTCGGAGCTCCTCGACCTCCTCTGTCCGGAGGGCCCCGCCTCCGACATGCGCCCGTACCTGCAGTACTATGCTGAAAGAGGGGAACTGCGCAGGATGGTGGACGATGCCGCACTCGCCCTCGTCGACAGGATATGGGAGGGAGGACGGTGAGGATCCTCCGCATACGCATCGGGTCCTTCGGATCCCTCTCCGACAAGGAGTATACGCTCGACCCGGGATTGAACGTCGTATACGGATCCAACGAAGCTGGCAAATCCACCCTGCGCTCGTTCATCACCAACACCCTGTTCTCCAAGACGAACGTGAGGTATCCGGAGACCAGGAGGTCCGACTGCGGGAAGCTGGAGGTGGAGATGTCCGACGGCGGCAGAAGGACGATAGAGAGGGACGGGAAGAAGTCCATCGGATGCGTCGACGCCGAATGCGGGATCAGCGGCAGGGAATACACCTCCATCTACTCCATGCAGCCGGACGACCTCCGCAACACCGCCGACCTCGAGAAGGGGGACATCCGGAACCGTTTCCTGACGATACCCGGAGGAAACGACCTCCCCAAGGT
The nucleotide sequence above comes from Candidatus Methanomethylophilus alvi Mx1201. Encoded proteins:
- a CDS encoding metallophosphoesterase family protein; translated protein: MGTDFSFVHCADLHLGSRFYAVTEENPGLGKRLYDSVFRSFSRIVELAKERADFMVISGDVYDDTNQTPRTRLFFCEKMREFGKPCFIVRGNHDFKTSWDGSIAYPDNVRMLEGPDDRIVMNIGGREVEIIGSSYTTMHTSENLAAGMHGTPGMFTIGMVHCSVDGYSDNADYAPCRLSDMIGKDIQYWALGHIHKRAVLKESDPCIVYPGNIQGRSPNETGKKGCYLVSVTGDSMEKEFVPTQEVLWKSVKADITWKKDVSQLVDSVIPECPEGSVVCLTFVGRGPLNHVVRSDPEGIAAAIAERAKCSTDVRGIETRPDADLEAAAQGKTLVSGVLRTAKRYSELSDSELLDLLCPEGPASDMRPYLQYYAERGELRRMVDDAALALVDRIWEGGR